From Anopheles coluzzii chromosome 3, AcolN3, whole genome shotgun sequence, the proteins below share one genomic window:
- the LOC120959648 gene encoding uncharacterized protein LOC120959648, producing MEEECVLEQQLPAEVKDEFGRKRIFGQQGTLRLIECVRQRPKLWHRQYLRSRASGIDDWEEIQRTEFSTISVNQLRVRWKTLRDCFRREAKRIEDGTIPAIRWPLYDHMQFLHGHFRLKKSKARKNGGKTVCRPERVSSPLQNNPNETEVKQSIKFVPIEEDIKHDIGPSERSIDEQDVKEEDDASIDDSEVTYKNKFRPRSSKSASSTSTGGGWVKPDAENPDCRFLMSLTPFLNDMPAEENLKIRIKMLQLVAAANRSSGSETFIRKERS from the exons ATGGAGGAGGAATGTGTCCTGGAGCAGCAACTTCCAGCGGAGGTGAAAGATGAATTTGGGCGGAAGCGAATTTTCGGCCAGCAAGGCACACTGCGCCTCATCGAATGTGTTCGCCAACGACCGAAACTGTGGCATCGCCAGTATCTGCGCAGTCGAGCGTCGGGCATCGATGATTGGGAGGAAATACAGCGGACGGAATTCAGCACGATCAGTG TGAATCAGTTGCGCGTGCGCTGGAAAACACTGCGCGATTGCTTCCGCCGGGAGGCTAAACGTATAGAGGATGGCACGATCCCAGCAATCCGCTGGCCACTGTACGACCACATGCAGTTCCTGCACGGTCACTTTCGGCTGAAGAAGAGTAAAGCACGCAAAAACGGTGGAAAAACGGTATGCCGGCCGGAACGTGTGTCTTCTCCGCTGCAAAACAATCCCAATGAGACTGAAGTCAAACAGTCGATCAAGTTCGTACCGATCGAGGAGGACATCAAACACGACATAGGTCCCTCTGAACGTTCGATCGATGAGCAGGACGTCAAGGAGGAGGATGATGCATCAATTGATGACAGTGAGGTTACTTACAAGAATAAGTTCCGGCCGCGTTCCAGCAAATCCGCTTCGAGCACCTCGACCGGTGGCGGCTGGGTGAAGCCTGATGCCGAAAATCCGGACTGTCGTTTCCTGATGAGCCTGACGCCATTTTTGAACGATATGCCAGCGgaggaaaatttaaaaattcgcATCAAAATGCTGCAACTGGTAGCGGCTGCGAACAGAAGCTCGGGCTCAGAGACGTTTATTAGGAAGGAACGTTCCTAA
- the LOC125907358 gene encoding uncharacterized protein LOC125907358 produces the protein MASKRTWESANQQPRSSTARASRVLRAVQTYQIIEDDPAPGTSIAGPSESRSLLVVALKKLQHQSTQTVEPSEVRIKRERIDEPSVPSSQQQQRPASKPATTAPSSQQQQRPASKPATTAPSSQQQQRPASKPATTAPSSQQQPPASKPATTAPSSQQQPATTAPSSQQQQRPASKPATTAPSSQQQPATTAPSSQQLQPGSQPAPTVQTTRESSGANRTVAHIACLSVTSPTSSNQMLQSLLQHLLNPTTATTSVLAGSTDATSSAASATAASGVRADAGGSQQQAQPAADPNPTAETAEDAGYDSDTAFLTRAIYPVLRSCRRPQTRWSNEKLQEILRIALRQELVRCCEKYERIIADVL, from the coding sequence ATGGCATCGAAACGTACCTGGGAAAGCGCTAATCAGCAGCCGCGTTCATCCACGGCACGCGCTAGCAGAGTATTGCGAGCCGTACAAACGTACCAGATCATTGAAGATGATCCGGCACCGGGCACCTCCATCGCCGGTCCATCCGAAAGCCGTAGCCTCCTCGTTGTGGCTCTGAAAAAGCTGCAGCATCAATCCACTCAAACTGTGGAACCGTCGGAGGTGCGCATTAAACGAGAGCGCATCGATGAACCGAGTGTGCCatcatcgcagcagcagcagcggccggCCTCTAAGCCGGCAACTACTGCGCCatcatcacagcagcagcagcggccggCCTCTAAGCCGGCAACTACTGCGCCATCatcgcagcaacagcagcggccGGCCTCTAAGCCGGCAACAACTGCGCCatcatcacagcagcagccgccggcCTCTAAGCCGGCAACAACTGCGCCATCttcacagcagcagccggcaaCTACTGCGCCatcatcacagcagcagcagcggccggCCTCTAAGCCGGCAACAACTGCGCCatcatcacagcagcagccggcaaCTACTGCGCCATCATCGCAGCAACTGCAGCCCGGCTCCCAACCGGCACCAACCGTCCAAACCACGCGCGAATCGTCCGGAGCGAATAGAACGGTCGCTCATATTGCCTGCCTTAGTGTGACGTCACCAACGAGCAGCAACCAAATGTTGCAATCTTTATTGCAGCACTTGCTTAACCCTACGACTGCAACAACCTCAGTTTTGGCCGGCTCCACCGACGCTACATCCAGTGCTGCCAGCGCAACTGCTGCCTCGGGGGTACGCGCCGATGCCGGTGGCTCACAGCAGCAAGCCCAGCCAGCTGCCGACCCGAACCCGACCGCTGAAACCGCCGAAGACGCCGGTTACGATTCGGACACTGCATTTCTGACCCGAGCAATCTATCCCGTGCTCAGGAGCTGCCGACGCCCCCAGACGCGCTGGTCCAATGAGAAATTGCAGGAGATTTTGCGTATTGCTTTACGCCAAGAGTTGGTCCGCTGCTGTGAAAAGTACGAACGTATCATCGCAGATGTTCTTTGA
- the LOC125907379 gene encoding translation initiation factor IF-2-like, whose product MKPARNRSSKGVAILETSTNKSEAAMASLPGPSICATPYQRRRGVQHIKQEPTPSSGSVQSESVRPAKVKQECIDAPSQKAAPIVPLQASLQSSLPDEIASPPVAPKRKPPQARATTTRKPAAASPSRRPSRAAVPRTAAAGSKPPPQQASRAASSRNRNYRIPIPDPAGTTINIGEDLDYDFLMTRVYPYVSCFPAARKLVIYDKMLQLVYREYMREKRALDTAAIAGSELA is encoded by the coding sequence ATGAAACCTGCGAGGAACAGATCATCCAAAGGCGTTGCAATATTGGAGACTTCAACAAACAAATCTGAAGCCGCCATGGCGTCTTTACCGGGTCCCTCCATTTGTGCAACACCGTACCAACGGCGTCGTGGCGTTCAGCACATCAAGCAGGAACCAACTCCATCATCCGGAAGCGTTCAAAGTGAATCGGTACGGCCAGCAAAGGTGAAGCAAGAGTGCATCGATGCCCCAAGCCAGAAAGCAGCACCGATCGTGCCACTCCAAGCTTCGTTGCAGTCATCTCTGCCTGACGAGATCGCCAGTCCACCGGTAGCGCCGAAACGGAAGCCACCTCAAGCACGTGCCACGACGACCCGgaagccagcagcagcatcaccctCCCGCCGACCATCCCGTGCAGCCGTCCCGCGGACAGCCGCTGCCGGGAGCAAGCCGCCACCGCAGCAAGCCAGCCGGGCGGCGTCGTCCCGTAACCGCAACTACCGCATACCCATCCCCGATCCGGCCGGCACTACCATCAACATTGGCGAGGATCTGGACTACGATTTTCTGATGACGCGCGTCTATCCGTACGTGTCCTGCTTTCCGGCCGCCCGCAAGCTGGTCATCTACGACAAGATGCTGCAGCTGGTGTACCGCGAGTACATGCGGGAGAAGCGCGCGCTGGACACGGCTGCAATTGCCGGTTCGGAGCTGGCCTGA